From a single Paraburkholderia edwinii genomic region:
- a CDS encoding DEAD/DEAH box helicase: MARRAPTYGRMTAGSSSADALARFHPVVAGWFSKTFPAPTDAQAAAWPLIRSGRPTLVAAPTGSGKTLTAFLSALDDLVREGLANGGTLSDETLVVYVSPLKALSNDIRINLQAPVAGIAQELAERGLPPLEIRTAVRTGDTTQQERAALRKRPPHILVTTPESLYVLLGSESGRTMLSTVRTVIVDEIHAMAGSKRGSHLSLTLERLDALCGRRLPRIGLSATQKPIGAVARFLVGGASVDSDVPADCEIVDVGHVRERDLALEIPPVPLEAVMSNDAWELVYNRLAELVGLHRTTLVFVNTRRMAERAARHLTERLGKEAVAAHHGSLAKEHRFDAEQRLKRGELRVLIATASLELGIDIGDVELVCQLGSPRAIAPFLQRVGRSGHHVGGMPKGRLFPISRDDLIECAALLDCVRRGELDALQIPRAPLDVLSQQIVAEVCSREWSEDALFERFREAAPYAALEREQFDAVLRMLAEGFTTRHGTRAAYIHRDAVKGTLRGRRGGKLYAVTSGGTIPENADYSVMLEPQGVQVGTVNEDFAIESLAGDVFQLGNASYRILRVESGRVRVEDAHGQPPSIPFWLGEAPGRSDELSFGVARLRREIEQIVAGDDARDDDASLDVSGDGNSSAAAASTADIVARATGSKPASRRRNASAAVAAAAVSATVRVSDEAQLAAQEPAAETAVAERPRVHRGIERGIDRLVDQIGISEPAARQIVEYLARARQALGALPTQDTLVMERFFDESGGTQLVIHSPFGSRLNRAWGLALRKRFCRTFNFELQAAATEDAIILSLTGSHSFALAEVWRYLNSKSAEHLLIQALLDAPLFNVRWRWNATTSLALPRYTGGRKTAPQLQRMRGEDLLAAVFPDQVACAENIVGERELPSHPLVDQTLDDCLHEAMDTEGWLQLLRRIERKQVTLIARDLPAPSALAAEILTAKPYAYLDDAPIEERRTQAVLNRRWSDPASTDDLGALDADAIASVREEAWPQVRGADEMHEALNTLACITDAEARQNEGWSAWLAALAQSGHATRLSIAQHDALWVPVERLTCVRAIYPDASLEPTLRVPKAYADAWNEDDALVEVVRARLSGFGPLPVSALARALALPASATAQALARLEAEGYVMRGRFTPGSATGLGLGAEDEEWCERHLLARIHRYTVRKLRREIEPVERHDFMRFLFTWQRVTRDARGTGRDALAAVLDQMEGFEAAAAAWEEDILPARLNDYSPMLLDELCRAGKIVWTRLTERSRASSAPVRSTPVVLLPRRHLNAWHALFDPQKQPELSSRAQLVHDALTNHGAMFFDELVSDVHLLPVELENTLGELVAAGLVHSDSFAGLRALLKPASAKRNAFHHGRRRMTTPLIGGMDDAGRWALVQRRKAPASDDAATVASATTPGAPMRSPIASASSVRRASFSPDVIEHIALTLLRRYGVVFWRLLEREAQWLPPWRDLLRVYQRLEARGQVRGGRFVNGLSGEQFALPEAIPVLRETRRRRQDTSDQHDANGGAYVCVAATDPLNLVGTLLPGDKVPAVAGNRVLFRDGVPVAALVAGEFNYIEETDAATREQMRACLARRR; the protein is encoded by the coding sequence ATGGCTCGCCGCGCCCCCACATACGGTCGCATGACTGCCGGCTCTTCCTCTGCCGACGCGCTCGCCAGGTTTCACCCGGTGGTCGCCGGCTGGTTCTCGAAAACCTTCCCCGCGCCCACCGATGCGCAGGCTGCCGCGTGGCCGCTGATCCGCAGCGGCCGGCCGACGCTCGTCGCCGCGCCAACCGGCTCCGGTAAAACGCTGACGGCCTTTCTGTCCGCGCTCGACGACCTCGTGCGCGAAGGGCTCGCCAACGGCGGCACGCTGTCCGACGAAACGCTTGTCGTCTATGTGTCGCCGTTGAAGGCGCTGTCGAACGATATCCGCATCAATCTGCAGGCGCCGGTGGCCGGCATCGCGCAGGAGCTCGCCGAGCGCGGCCTGCCGCCGCTCGAGATCCGCACGGCCGTGCGCACCGGCGATACGACGCAACAGGAGCGCGCGGCGCTGCGCAAGCGCCCGCCGCACATTCTCGTTACGACGCCTGAATCGCTCTACGTGCTGCTCGGTTCCGAGTCGGGCCGCACGATGCTCTCGACCGTGCGTACGGTGATCGTCGACGAAATTCACGCGATGGCGGGCAGCAAGCGCGGCAGCCATCTCTCGCTGACGCTCGAGCGGCTCGATGCGTTGTGCGGACGCCGTTTGCCGCGCATCGGACTTTCCGCGACGCAAAAGCCGATTGGCGCGGTCGCGCGTTTTCTGGTCGGCGGTGCGAGCGTCGATAGCGATGTGCCCGCGGACTGCGAGATCGTCGACGTCGGTCATGTGCGCGAACGCGACCTCGCGCTCGAAATTCCGCCCGTGCCGCTCGAAGCGGTAATGTCGAACGATGCGTGGGAGCTCGTCTATAACCGGCTCGCCGAGCTGGTCGGGCTGCATCGCACGACGCTCGTGTTCGTCAACACGCGGCGCATGGCCGAACGCGCGGCGAGACATCTGACCGAGCGCCTCGGCAAGGAAGCGGTTGCCGCGCACCACGGCAGCCTCGCGAAGGAACATCGCTTCGATGCCGAGCAACGCCTGAAGCGCGGCGAATTGCGCGTGCTGATTGCGACGGCCTCGCTCGAACTCGGTATCGATATCGGCGATGTCGAGCTGGTTTGCCAGCTCGGTTCGCCCCGCGCGATCGCGCCGTTCCTGCAGCGGGTCGGACGCTCGGGCCACCACGTGGGCGGCATGCCGAAGGGGCGGCTTTTTCCCATATCGCGCGACGACCTGATCGAATGCGCGGCGCTGCTCGATTGCGTGCGGCGCGGCGAACTCGACGCATTGCAGATTCCGCGCGCGCCGCTCGACGTGCTTTCGCAACAGATCGTCGCCGAAGTGTGCAGCCGCGAATGGAGCGAAGACGCGCTGTTCGAGCGGTTTCGTGAAGCGGCGCCGTACGCGGCGCTCGAGCGCGAGCAATTCGATGCAGTGCTCAGGATGCTGGCCGAAGGCTTCACGACGCGCCACGGCACGCGCGCGGCGTATATCCATCGCGATGCGGTGAAAGGCACACTGCGCGGCCGACGCGGAGGCAAGCTTTACGCGGTCACGTCCGGCGGCACGATTCCGGAAAACGCCGACTATTCGGTAATGCTCGAGCCGCAAGGCGTGCAGGTCGGCACCGTCAACGAAGACTTCGCGATTGAGAGTCTCGCAGGCGACGTCTTTCAGCTCGGCAATGCGTCGTATCGCATCTTGCGTGTCGAGAGCGGGCGTGTGCGTGTCGAAGATGCGCATGGCCAGCCGCCGAGTATTCCGTTCTGGCTCGGCGAAGCGCCGGGGCGCAGCGACGAGCTGTCGTTCGGCGTGGCGCGCTTGCGGCGCGAGATCGAGCAGATCGTTGCCGGCGATGATGCACGCGACGACGACGCAAGTCTCGACGTAAGCGGCGACGGCAATTCATCCGCGGCTGCGGCCTCAACCGCGGATATCGTTGCACGCGCAACGGGATCGAAACCCGCGTCGCGCCGTCGCAATGCAAGCGCGGCGGTGGCGGCCGCAGCGGTATCGGCCACCGTGCGCGTTAGCGACGAAGCACAACTGGCGGCTCAGGAGCCGGCGGCAGAAACCGCGGTTGCGGAACGTCCACGCGTTCATCGCGGCATCGAGCGTGGAATCGATCGCCTCGTCGACCAGATCGGCATTTCGGAGCCCGCGGCGCGGCAGATTGTCGAGTATCTTGCCCGCGCGCGCCAGGCGCTTGGCGCATTGCCGACGCAGGACACGCTCGTGATGGAGCGCTTTTTCGATGAGTCGGGCGGCACGCAGCTCGTGATTCATTCGCCGTTCGGCAGCCGCCTGAACCGCGCATGGGGCCTCGCGCTCAGAAAACGCTTTTGCCGCACGTTTAATTTCGAACTGCAGGCCGCCGCCACCGAAGACGCGATCATCCTGTCGCTAACAGGCAGTCACAGTTTCGCGCTTGCCGAAGTGTGGCGTTATCTGAATTCGAAGAGCGCCGAGCATCTGCTGATTCAGGCTTTGCTCGACGCGCCGCTTTTTAACGTGCGCTGGCGCTGGAACGCAACGACCTCGCTCGCGCTGCCGCGCTACACGGGCGGCCGCAAGACGGCGCCGCAATTGCAGCGCATGCGCGGCGAAGATCTGCTCGCGGCCGTGTTTCCGGATCAGGTCGCGTGCGCGGAAAACATCGTCGGCGAGCGTGAATTACCGAGCCATCCGCTGGTCGATCAAACCCTCGACGACTGTCTGCACGAGGCGATGGATACCGAGGGCTGGCTGCAGTTGCTACGCCGTATCGAACGCAAGCAGGTCACGCTGATCGCCCGCGACTTGCCCGCGCCATCCGCGCTCGCCGCCGAGATTCTGACCGCGAAGCCCTACGCGTATCTCGACGATGCGCCGATCGAGGAGCGCCGGACGCAAGCGGTGCTCAATCGCCGCTGGAGCGACCCCGCGTCGACCGACGATCTCGGCGCGCTCGACGCCGACGCGATTGCGAGCGTGCGCGAAGAAGCGTGGCCGCAAGTGCGCGGCGCCGACGAGATGCACGAAGCGCTGAACACGCTCGCATGCATCACCGATGCCGAGGCGCGGCAAAACGAGGGATGGTCCGCGTGGCTCGCGGCGCTCGCGCAATCGGGACATGCGACGCGGCTCTCCATCGCGCAGCACGACGCGCTGTGGGTGCCGGTCGAACGCCTGACCTGCGTGCGCGCGATCTACCCCGATGCATCGCTCGAACCGACACTGCGCGTGCCGAAGGCCTATGCCGACGCATGGAACGAAGACGACGCGCTCGTCGAAGTCGTGCGTGCGCGGCTCTCGGGCTTCGGCCCGCTGCCGGTGTCCGCGCTCGCGCGTGCACTCGCGCTGCCCGCATCCGCGACCGCGCAAGCGCTCGCGCGTCTCGAAGCGGAAGGCTACGTGATGCGTGGCCGCTTTACACCGGGTTCCGCGACCGGTCTCGGGCTGGGCGCCGAAGACGAAGAATGGTGCGAACGCCATCTGCTCGCGCGCATTCATCGCTATACGGTGCGCAAGCTTAGACGTGAGATCGAACCAGTCGAGCGCCACGATTTCATGCGCTTCCTGTTCACATGGCAGCGCGTCACGCGGGACGCGCGCGGCACGGGCCGCGATGCGCTCGCTGCCGTGCTCGATCAGATGGAAGGCTTCGAAGCCGCGGCCGCGGCATGGGAAGAAGACATCCTGCCCGCACGGCTCAACGACTACTCGCCGATGCTGCTCGACGAACTTTGCCGGGCGGGCAAGATCGTGTGGACGCGTTTGACCGAGCGTTCGCGCGCATCGAGCGCGCCCGTGCGCAGCACGCCGGTGGTGCTGTTGCCGCGGCGTCATCTGAATGCGTGGCATGCGCTGTTCGATCCGCAAAAGCAGCCCGAACTGTCGTCGCGCGCGCAGCTCGTGCACGACGCGTTGACGAATCATGGCGCGATGTTCTTCGACGAACTCGTGTCCGACGTCCATCTGCTGCCGGTGGAACTTGAAAACACGCTTGGCGAACTGGTCGCGGCGGGCCTCGTGCATTCCGATAGTTTTGCCGGCTTGCGCGCGCTGCTCAAGCCCGCTTCGGCAAAACGCAATGCGTTCCATCACGGCCGGCGCCGTATGACGACGCCGCTGATCGGCGGAATGGACGATGCGGGGCGCTGGGCGCTCGTGCAGCGGCGCAAGGCGCCAGCTTCCGATGATGCGGCAACCGTTGCAAGCGCAACGACGCCGGGTGCGCCCATGCGTTCGCCCATTGCTTCTGCTTCTTCCGTGCGCCGCGCGTCCTTCTCGCCCGACGTGATCGAGCACATCGCGCTGACGCTGCTGCGCCGCTATGGTGTCGTGTTCTGGCGGCTGCTCGAGCGCGAAGCGCAATGGCTGCCGCCCTGGCGCGACCTGCTGCGTGTTTACCAGCGGCTCGAAGCGCGCGGTCAG